In Maniola jurtina chromosome Z, ilManJurt1.1, whole genome shotgun sequence, the genomic window TTAGCCAATTCGCCCTGCTGGCTGACGGCCTGCTACACCCTTGAAGGCACCCATAGCTGACTTGATTGATCAATCGAATGGGTGACTTCCTCGGcctctggtgccctccaccttgatctgcacgacaagacgctcGAAGGAGTCACTCTCACGTGAAGACTTCGAAGAATTTTAATATGCGACTctgtactaacgccgaaagCAAAGTTCTTGGATAAAGACTTTTTGAACAGAATTCGGTTCATGAGACTCCTAGCACTCGACTGCAGCACCACATCTCCAGAGCATCAATTTCCTTCTTCTCGATAAGTTGCAAAACTTGGACAAGTGGCAAAATATGTTTatagatatcaaaaattatgactttttctGAAGTCTGCCTTCTGATAAAGGCTGCGTTTCTTATTTTTCGATGGTAAATCCGTCATGTCGACTACCGCGTCCGATGAGGCATTGAGgatatgtcggactcttaccgccCCCATCGCCTAGTGGTTTTGTATGAGGTAGGcataggtaaaataaaatgttataggtaggtacatacagaaAAAGGGCTACAAGGCTATATGATAGGTTACGTAATGTGTCTAAAGTGAAGATCTACGAAACTTGGCTCACATTTGTAGACCGCTATCTCTTTTACTCTCGTGCGTTTTATATCTTCTATCTTATTCATCAGCAATCGCGAATTAGATATACCTATGCCAAGTAATATAATgaacttagtacttacttaatatcaTGTATGGTAATGTCATTGACTAAGTAAATCTTACGTTAATTACAAAGTTCCAAAGTTTGTTTGCTACAATGACTTGCCCATCGAGTTAGTTTAGTTTACACTCTCGGAGATTTGATCACTAGTTCCGGTAATTTTTTCTCTGAAAAATGGATCCGTGCGTGCTGGATATAAGGATGAAAGTCCCTCGCCGCTTCCCGTTTACACTGGCGTGTGTAAATAAATCGAGCAAGTTTAATGCAAAACTTTTGGTTTACGCTTTATGGTAAATATCTGGTGTACGTCGTATAACTGTTTTATAGATCTAGTAAAATGTTTGGTTTAATTGTGCTAGGTCAAGAGCGGGCATTCGACAGGCGTCCTTGCGACGGGTAAATATTATTGTCTAAGCGGGGTTTCCTTCGTTTATATTGTACAAGTTTGTGAGTTAACCGGCTGCGAGAACCGACCAGCGCAATGACCGCGACGTCTCTACGCTTCTTTTTAACGGCAATAACATAGCATTATTGCGGTGGAATGACTCCACGGTGACGGGTCTGTGGTCTCATCACGTTTTATTTTACTGATGGGTCTACGGTATACCAGTAccactatgtacctactcgtgGTCCCACTGGGGAGTCTATGGTAGATATAACATGAACCgccgtaggtatacctagtaggtCGTACCTGATACTCGTCAACTCGTGGTCTTGCTCAGTTGCAGGACCAATACCGTACTTACCATTAGAtaagtttcataatattttcaggtGAAATGCTTATGTTcggtaatgtaaataaataattttttttgaacaaATAGGATGATGTGTGACCTACCACATGTTTTCATGGAATATTGCTATTCTATAGGTCAAATAGGTCATTTATAGGTCAtgtgataggtacctatgtctCTTTTATAGGCATAATAGGTTCACATTTTTAACTCGTCTCCAACCGCAATTAAGTGGTTAGGTTCCAATTTCCAAACAACTTATTACCATTCCTGGTTGTGATGTGAATGATTTTTCTGCAAAACAAAAGGTCTTAAATCTTAGATTCCTACCTGTATTTCATAAACAGCGTACGGGCACGTATGAGAGTGAATTTCAGTACAGCGAGTGTATTGGACGTGTTTTAGCGTGGGTAgatgtgtgtgtgggtgtgggtgtCAGGCTGAGTCGGCGTCGGCAGGACGTGGGGCGCGGCGatgggcggcgcgggcgcaagCGCGCGTGCGCGGTGGGCGGCGCGCACTGTTCACCGGCTTGCGCTGCGACGCGCACGCATGAAGCCCAAGGAACAAGCCGCCGAGGACGCGGCGCGCCGCGCGCCCGCCACGCGCCGCCAGGAAAAGCCACCCTTCTCCTACATAGCCCTAATCGTCATGGCGATCCGACACTCGCCCAACAAGCGCCTGACCCTGAGCGAAATATATGCGTTTCTGCAACAGCAATTTGCGTTTTTCCGGAGCTCCTATCAGGGATGGAAGAACTCCGTGAGGCACAACCTCAGCTTGAACGAGTGTTTCGTCAAGCTGCCTAAGGGCCTCGGCAGGCCCGGGAAGGGGCACTACTGGACGATCGATCCGTCGTCGGAGTTCATGTTCGAAGAGGGATCTTTTCGACGGCGGCCGCGTGGTTTCCGGCGCAAGTGTCAAGCCTTGAAACCACAGTTCGGAAGTAGTGGTTACCTGTGCGGCGGAATGGGTGCGCTTCCTGCGCCTCAGCCACCGAGCTACGAGCTCGCGAGCGGCAGCGGCGCGGGCGTCGGCGGCGCGCCGGCCATCGAGTACGGCACTTGCGCCTACACGTCCAGCCAGCAGCTGGGCTACGGCGGCGAGTACTGCGCGTACGGCAACATGGGCGAGCGAGAGTGGCCCCTCGCGTACGGGCCCGTGGAGACTGCCTATcgaccgccgccgccgccctcGCCGTCGCGGCAAATACAAGATATCATTCCTTCCTACCAATACACCGTCTCCAACGATCATggtaagtttattatttttttaaatcttattcttaatataattttaaaacgagAATAATCTAGTCTAAAAGCGACATATAAAAGATTTTCACGTTTGatagctaagtaggtattttaaaagttttacttAAATACCATATTATGCAATTTAAGCTAGAGAATCCatgaataaataggtaagtaggataGTAACAAACAGGTAGATACCTAAGCACCTACCTATCATGCTAAATCCTGTCTCATGTGGTCTCGGTGTGCATTATTTCATTAGGTTCCTACTTATTTCTATTTAGAGTTTAGACGGttggtaagtaagtaagttACTTAGCTATTCATACATTTAATATTTTCTCCATTGAGTAAGTCTCTCGGATttcatacatttatattttcatacaagTCAATATTCGTCAATTAATAACCTAATATCAAGATTTCATCGGCAGTAAGAGTTTCAGAAGTCTGCAAGAAATTGCGGAAGTTTACTTTTCCAATAGAAAAACTTGCATAAATAATTGACCTgcatctacctacttacaaaatatTTCTTTGCTACTACCTTGCTACTGCATACCGACCTAAGTATGAGGTTATTACCTAATTAATCTGATCTAGCTACTTACTTAGGTCCAGTGTAGGTAGGCATGGTAGGTacgttaattaataaaaatttgaaagcAATTTTTTCGCTGCATTCTCGGTACCACCACATTTCAAAGGCCTCTAGTTTTTTAAGGGTCCGTAGCCAAAAGGTAAAAACGGAACGAAAAcaacaatttataaaaatagtttgtGAGCTGTGatcaaaacaaacgaacatttttcgggttttttaaccgacttccaaaaaaggaggaggttctcaattcgtcgggattttttttttttttttttttaatgtatgttccccgattactcaaagacccctggaccgatttggaaattattttttttgtttgaaagggtatactgtgcaggtggtcccatataaatttggtgaagatctgatgaatatcttcggagatggagaacagaactcctcaatggataggagcaaattgctcgcgatcagtgtaatagcttagtaaacagcagggttttaactgggcacagcatattatagtacagtagggccactcaaaattgtgaaataaaaaattttcaaaagaaaaataaaaccgacttcaaaaacgacaaacactaaaaagtaaaaaataacttttgtttagctacacgtgtaatgcacctaggtatgaagtcgggcgagcttcactcttggatttctaattttgttttaatatgctcgctcgacttcatacctaggtgcattacacgtgtagctaaacaaaagttattttttactttttagtgtttgtcgtttttgaagtcggttttatctTTCATTCGGTTTAtgtaaagaaatatttcatacctacacccaaaatatgatgttcataagtATTATGACATAATAGTACCGAACTCCAAAAGAGCGaggtgtgactcgcacttgaccagtttttttgtGACTAAGCAAAGCTGGGACGAGTCAAAAAGTAATTGCTAATTTACAAACATCTTTGAAGGGAATGTGCTTAACAATTCTCCTCACTTGAGTGTCGAGAGCGCGAACAGCAGCTCTGACTCATGTCAAGTGCTCCTTATCTTAGGCGATGAATAGCGattaccatttttagggtttcatatcCGAAGCGTGCCTATGGGACCCTAGTATCAATAAAACTATTCcgtaaacaaatttttattaaaaaaaaatatttatgttgtACAGTTTAAACCTCTAGAGTCTAGGTATGTTTTTTGTATAGGtgttttttatgtaggtatgtacttagaTCTAATGGTAGAAAACGGGATTAATGCAATGTTAAGCAATCATCATAcgtaaatatgaaaaaatacatttattccTTGTTACTCACAGGGATCCtcgatatatatttttataaggaaccctaaaagggggtttttagggttccgacttccgtaccacaaaaggaaaaacggaacccttataggatcactttattgtctgtctatctgtctgtctgtctgtctgtaggtatgtctgtctttctgtcttatctgtcaaaaaaaaactatagggttcttcccgttgcgcgttgacctagaacacagaaatccaaataatactttaaatctatgacctagaatcatgaaatttggctagTGCGCAGGtagcgtaggtaggtaatagcacaagtaaaggcaaaaatcccaaaaccgtgaatttgtggttacatcacaataaaaatattaaaatgtgttcatgaacgaataataattagtattttcaattttcaaagaaagataactatGACATGTAggattataatatgaaaagttttacctgtacattctaaaacatattttttttttttaaataaaaatagtttttgatctatcgtgcaaaatttcggcaaaaatacccgagtgcggaacccgcgcacttggctggttttttcacTCAGATTTCACTAGACAGACTCTACCTTCAAGATCTTACAGTAGCTGACGTGAGAAATGCATGCGAGATAAGACAGTTGACGTATGCTATCAGACTACGCCGTAAATCATGTAAACTTTAAAAGCTTTGGCTTACGGTCTTTAAATATCCATAACAGTTTTAGGGCTCCCTCACTAAAATGAAAAACCCTTTCTGCAACAGAGCAGAATTATTAGAAAGAACTTTGAACTTTGTACTTGTAAATACTGTTTGCTAGTTGTTCAAGGcgccgtttaaccgatttttacaaAATGTATTACCTATATAGaaactagataggtacaagAGCAACCTGGGCTAGGAAATTTCTACTAGGCTTCCAGAAAAGTTCAGAGGTGAAAACCACCTTAAAGGCTAGAACAGCA contains:
- the LOC123880060 gene encoding forkhead box protein F1-A-like, whose translation is MGGAGASARARWAARTVHRLALRRARMKPKEQAAEDAARRAPATRRQEKPPFSYIALIVMAIRHSPNKRLTLSEIYAFLQQQFAFFRSSYQGWKNSVRHNLSLNECFVKLPKGLGRPGKGHYWTIDPSSEFMFEEGSFRRRPRGFRRKCQALKPQFGSSGYLCGGMGALPAPQPPSYELASGSGAGVGGAPAIEYGTCAYTSSQQLGYGGEYCAYGNMGEREWPLAYGPVETAYRPPPPPSPSRQIQDIIPSYQYTVSNDHGAASVFPGMRGVHGQMLSGGSLTAGSISGLGGFGHHLSSPLPVPTPDRKPPTPLSALPPSASIAQTSIPPTTSTSWI